From a region of the Acinetobacter calcoaceticus genome:
- a CDS encoding TetR/AcrR family transcriptional regulator produces the protein MPHSDLPFRALSVLHSARYLFNQYGFHNVGVDRIIESANTTKATFYNYFHSKERLIEMSLTFQKDGLKQEAISIIYIQKELTLVEKLRKIYFLHADLDGLYHLPFKAIFEIAKTHPKAYQTVVEYRNWLINEIYKLLLTTNANALKPDAHMFLFVIDGAMVQLLDPNKPDERERLLEYFLIGLQ, from the coding sequence ATGCCACATTCAGACCTACCATTTCGTGCTTTAAGCGTACTTCACTCAGCAAGATATCTTTTTAATCAATACGGTTTTCACAATGTCGGTGTAGACCGAATTATTGAGTCGGCAAATACTACCAAAGCCACGTTTTATAATTACTTTCACTCAAAAGAACGCCTTATTGAAATGAGCTTAACCTTTCAAAAAGATGGCCTTAAACAAGAGGCCATTTCGATTATCTATATTCAAAAAGAATTAACTCTAGTCGAAAAACTGCGCAAAATTTACTTTTTACATGCCGACTTAGATGGGCTTTATCATTTGCCATTTAAGGCTATTTTTGAAATTGCGAAAACACATCCAAAGGCCTATCAGACAGTAGTTGAATATCGGAACTGGCTGATTAATGAAATTTATAAGTTGCTTTTAACCACCAATGCAAATGCTTTAAAACCCGATGCCCACATGTTTTTGTTTGTGATTGATGGGGCAATGGTTCAGCTTTTAGACCCAAACAAACCAGATGAAAGAGAGCGGCTGCTTGAGTATTTTTTGATAGGATTGCAGTGA
- a CDS encoding HD domain-containing protein, which yields MKTIRIGSYNWMQATNGQLSFKEKIKLIQKIMLPSIMASIKINYFRFKTSHDFDMDQIVIPDTQMVKVVLDELEAKANISIYNHSWRTYFWGAALGNIQKQQFDHESLLVASLFHDIGLTEQHIHSKGCNCFTYESAKQFELKAKEHSFDEKKSEVIRDAICLHMNGYIDHSDPAEITLLQQGASCDVIGDGLYKLPVSFRNKILGKYPRKQFNKAFIELIDLENKNVPNSRTSLLSSLGLPLMIKSNLYEE from the coding sequence ATGAAAACTATAAGAATTGGTTCATATAACTGGATGCAAGCTACAAATGGTCAGCTCAGTTTCAAAGAGAAAATTAAGTTAATTCAAAAAATTATGCTGCCGAGTATTATGGCCTCTATAAAAATAAATTACTTTCGGTTCAAAACTTCCCATGATTTTGATATGGATCAGATCGTAATACCAGATACTCAAATGGTTAAAGTCGTGCTTGATGAACTAGAGGCTAAAGCAAATATATCTATCTACAATCATTCATGGCGCACCTACTTTTGGGGAGCTGCCTTAGGCAATATACAAAAACAGCAATTTGACCATGAATCACTTTTAGTAGCCTCACTTTTTCATGATATTGGCTTAACTGAGCAACATATTCATAGTAAAGGTTGTAATTGTTTTACCTACGAGAGTGCCAAACAATTTGAGCTAAAGGCTAAAGAACATAGCTTTGATGAGAAGAAAAGTGAAGTTATTAGAGATGCTATCTGCTTACATATGAATGGTTATATAGATCATTCTGACCCAGCAGAAATTACGCTATTACAGCAAGGTGCATCATGCGATGTGATTGGTGACGGTCTATATAAACTCCCCGTCTCTTTTAGAAATAAAATTTTAGGAAAATATCCTAGAAAACAATTTAATAAAGCATTTATCGAGCTTATTGATTTAGAAAATAAGAATGTACCAAATTCTCGAACTAGCTTATTAAGTAGTCTTGGTTTACCGCTCATGATTAAGTCAAATTTATATGAAGAGTAG
- a CDS encoding TetR/AcrR family transcriptional regulator, with the protein MAGRPREFDREEALVKARDFFWLHGYEGTSMSDLVEALGIASARIYKAFGSKEALFREAVNHYEKNEGNFALNALKQKNIKDVINQLFKDALALYTQANHSYGCMVVSAASVLGEENQAVLDWMKAQRIARGQSLVDRFVQAKSDGQLVAEADPKTLGQYYALVLHGLSVQARDGYSQEELSRVINFALKNLDQYVVSV; encoded by the coding sequence ATGGCTGGCAGACCAAGAGAGTTTGATCGAGAAGAAGCCCTCGTAAAAGCGAGAGATTTTTTCTGGCTTCATGGCTATGAAGGCACATCAATGTCAGATTTAGTTGAAGCTTTAGGGATTGCCTCAGCTCGAATTTATAAAGCATTTGGCTCAAAAGAGGCTTTGTTTAGAGAGGCCGTAAATCACTACGAAAAAAATGAAGGTAACTTTGCGTTAAATGCTTTAAAGCAAAAAAATATTAAAGATGTAATCAACCAATTATTTAAAGATGCACTAGCGCTTTACACGCAAGCCAATCACTCGTATGGGTGCATGGTTGTGTCCGCAGCGAGTGTGTTAGGCGAAGAAAACCAAGCTGTTTTAGACTGGATGAAAGCACAACGTATTGCACGGGGGCAGAGTCTGGTTGATCGATTTGTTCAGGCAAAATCAGACGGTCAATTGGTGGCAGAGGCTGACCCTAAAACCTTAGGGCAATATTACGCGCTCGTTCTACATGGATTATCTGTTCAAGCAAGAGATGGATATTCGCAAGAAGAGCTTTCTCGGGTCATTAATTTTGCATTAAAAAATCTAGATCAATATGTTGTAAGCGTTTAA
- a CDS encoding serine hydrolase domain-containing protein — translation MISKESVSNNTVPSTSLSLVQNVVQKAIDNNQLVGATVIVAQHGKVIHREALGLSDRERSISMTTDIVFRLASVSKVIVSTAALVLVAQNKLNLDEFIHHQLPFFQPKLENGKFVPITLRQLLSHTAGLNYRFLEPDIYGAYSQADVSDGMDSSNISLEENVRRIATVPLLYEPGKGWGYSLATDVLGALIEKVYGKPLDQAVRELVTDRLKMNNTGFVVPDNQHVATVYVSDSPEPHILLEEEVVSPFEGCVGISFSPRRIFNSQAFFSGGAGMAGTVEDFFSLLEALRQDDSLFLPTELIDEMAKDQTGGYELPNAPGFGFGLGFSVLRNAQQALSPESEGTWRWGGAYGHSWFVDKKHNLSVIAFTNTLYEGMSGKFVTDLRDAVYKAIGVVE, via the coding sequence ATGATTTCTAAAGAGTCCGTATCAAATAACACCGTACCATCGACCTCTTTAAGCCTCGTTCAAAATGTTGTTCAAAAAGCGATAGATAATAACCAGTTAGTAGGTGCTACGGTTATTGTGGCTCAACATGGGAAAGTGATACATCGTGAAGCATTGGGGTTATCTGATCGAGAGCGATCAATATCAATGACAACGGATATAGTCTTCCGTTTAGCTTCAGTGAGTAAGGTTATTGTTTCAACCGCTGCTTTAGTTTTAGTTGCTCAAAATAAACTGAACTTAGATGAATTCATTCATCATCAATTACCATTTTTTCAGCCTAAATTAGAAAATGGAAAGTTTGTACCGATTACTTTACGCCAACTACTCAGTCATACGGCAGGTTTAAATTATCGTTTTCTTGAACCAGATATCTATGGTGCATATTCACAGGCAGATGTATCTGATGGCATGGATTCATCCAATATTAGTTTGGAAGAGAACGTACGTCGAATTGCTACCGTACCTTTACTCTATGAACCAGGGAAAGGATGGGGATATTCTTTAGCAACAGATGTATTAGGCGCATTAATCGAAAAAGTATATGGCAAGCCTTTAGATCAAGCGGTTAGAGAGTTAGTCACTGATCGATTGAAAATGAACAATACTGGTTTTGTTGTACCAGATAACCAACATGTAGCAACTGTTTATGTGAGTGATAGTCCTGAACCTCATATTTTATTAGAAGAAGAGGTTGTTTCACCATTTGAAGGATGTGTTGGAATTAGTTTTAGTCCACGCCGTATTTTTAATTCGCAAGCATTTTTCTCAGGTGGCGCAGGAATGGCTGGAACCGTTGAGGATTTTTTTAGCTTATTAGAAGCTCTTCGTCAGGATGATTCATTATTTTTACCCACTGAATTAATTGATGAAATGGCAAAAGATCAAACGGGTGGTTATGAGTTACCTAATGCGCCGGGCTTTGGTTTTGGTCTCGGATTTTCAGTATTAAGAAACGCTCAGCAAGCACTATCACCAGAATCAGAGGGAACATGGCGTTGGGGAGGCGCTTACGGTCATTCATGGTTTGTCGATAAAAAACATAATCTGAGTGTCATCGCATTTACAAACACACTTTATGAAGGCATGTCTGGAAAGTTTGTTACAGACCTACGCGATGCAGTTTATAAAGCGATAGGAGTAGTCGAATGA
- a CDS encoding DUF692 domain-containing protein has protein sequence MMDLSGVGLGLRRDFIDSFLDAKTCPDFIEVAPENWLGFGGRHAKLLAQCAEKAPLICHGLSLSIGGPHPLNLEFIGKIKSFLEQYDVSIYSEHLSYTNDGGYLYDLLPIPMTEAAVKYVAERILRVQDILGRRLVIENVSTYLMPHAEMSEAEFIREVLQCADCDLLLDVNNVYVNSINHGSDAFGFIREMPKERIRYLHIAGHEQVQKNLLIDTHGAEVCDRVWELLRYTYQVCGVKATLLERDFNIPSWRELEEELARIKIIQQQESGYEGKSNILPNHATTVL, from the coding sequence ATGATGGATTTGTCAGGCGTAGGGCTTGGTTTAAGGCGTGATTTTATAGATTCGTTTTTAGATGCAAAAACATGTCCGGACTTTATCGAAGTTGCTCCTGAAAACTGGCTAGGTTTTGGTGGACGACATGCAAAATTACTCGCACAGTGTGCTGAAAAAGCGCCATTAATTTGTCACGGCTTGTCATTGTCTATTGGCGGTCCTCATCCACTGAATCTTGAATTTATCGGCAAAATAAAAAGCTTTTTAGAACAATATGATGTCTCTATTTATTCTGAACATTTAAGTTATACAAATGATGGCGGCTATTTATATGATTTGTTGCCAATCCCCATGACCGAAGCGGCTGTTAAATATGTGGCTGAACGTATTTTACGTGTGCAAGATATTTTAGGAAGAAGATTAGTCATAGAGAATGTTTCTACTTATTTAATGCCCCATGCTGAAATGAGTGAAGCGGAATTTATCCGTGAAGTTCTTCAATGTGCAGACTGTGATTTGCTTCTGGATGTAAATAATGTCTATGTCAACAGTATTAATCATGGCAGTGATGCATTTGGATTTATTCGGGAGATGCCAAAAGAGAGAATCCGTTATTTACATATTGCTGGGCATGAACAAGTTCAGAAAAATTTATTAATTGATACGCATGGCGCAGAAGTTTGTGATCGCGTATGGGAACTATTGAGATATACCTATCAAGTATGTGGTGTGAAAGCAACTTTACTTGAGCGCGACTTTAATATTCCATCATGGCGAGAGCTAGAAGAGGAACTAGCCAGAATTAAAATAATTCAACAACAGGAGAGTGGCTATGAAGGAAAATCAAATATCCTTCCAAACCATGCAACAACAGTTTTGTGA
- a CDS encoding DUF2063 domain-containing protein — MKENQISFQTMQQQFCDWIRDPDLELPQALPAERMQIYRDLLFNNVSSFIELVYPVARAMLPELKWQQLLSEFFKKAQCRSPLYNDISLEFREYLTDQQHPILQEYPWLAELLQFEWLELYLDTVEIEKVVLQENCDWQLTTKIWVLVYQYPVYTWTTLMTPEHAEPILGAIMVWRDEQDNVCIEQLSPLFAIVIEQLTQNVKLTDQDIHTFIQSVLTDLSEYHIYLQIQELKALLIRLRLIHVPHDFKEV; from the coding sequence ATGAAGGAAAATCAAATATCCTTCCAAACCATGCAACAACAGTTTTGTGACTGGATTAGAGATCCTGATTTGGAATTACCTCAAGCTCTTCCTGCCGAGCGAATGCAAATTTATCGGGACTTGCTTTTTAATAATGTCAGCTCATTTATTGAGTTAGTTTATCCCGTAGCTCGTGCGATGTTGCCAGAATTAAAGTGGCAACAATTACTCTCGGAATTTTTTAAAAAAGCCCAGTGTCGCTCACCTTTGTATAATGATATTTCTCTGGAGTTTAGAGAGTATTTGACAGATCAGCAGCACCCAATATTGCAAGAATATCCTTGGTTGGCTGAGTTGTTGCAGTTTGAATGGCTTGAGTTGTATTTAGATACTGTTGAAATTGAAAAAGTAGTCTTGCAGGAAAACTGCGATTGGCAGTTAACCACCAAGATATGGGTATTGGTTTATCAATATCCCGTTTATACGTGGACAACTTTAATGACTCCAGAACATGCTGAGCCTATACTGGGAGCGATTATGGTCTGGCGAGATGAACAAGACAATGTATGTATTGAACAGCTTTCGCCTTTGTTTGCTATTGTGATTGAACAGTTGACTCAAAATGTAAAGCTAACTGATCAAGATATTCATACATTCATTCAATCTGTACTCACTGACTTGTCTGAATATCACATTTATCTGCAAATTCAAGAATTAAAAGCACTGTTAATTCGACTGCGATTAATTCACGTTCCCCATGATTTTAAAGAGGTATAA
- a CDS encoding LysR family transcriptional regulator — protein MDSLNGFTVFVKIAETGSIVAAGRSLGISASAVGKSLIRLEEKIGVRLFHRNTRSINLTAEGILFLERSRRILAEIEAAEMELSQAIKSPQGRLRVSLPLVSSLVLPILGDFMQEYPEIELDLDFTDRLVDVIEEGFDAVVRTGIPTDSRLKASKLGTFRQLLVASPAYLLQRGTPTVPADLLKHSCLHYRFSHSGKLEKWPLKTTENELDLQLPISMICNNIETRVCFALKGRGIACLPDFSIKELLNTNQLVQVLPEFVDRTGIFNILWPASKHPSPKVRAFVNFLSQHMFEK, from the coding sequence ATGGATAGCCTGAATGGATTTACCGTATTCGTTAAAATCGCTGAGACTGGAAGTATTGTGGCGGCAGGACGTTCATTAGGAATTTCAGCTTCTGCTGTTGGTAAGAGCTTGATTCGCCTTGAAGAAAAGATTGGTGTACGACTTTTTCATCGTAATACACGTAGTATTAATCTGACTGCTGAAGGAATATTATTTTTAGAACGTAGTCGACGCATACTGGCTGAAATTGAAGCAGCAGAAATGGAGTTATCGCAAGCAATCAAGTCTCCACAAGGACGATTACGTGTGAGTTTGCCTTTAGTAAGTTCACTCGTATTACCTATACTTGGTGACTTTATGCAGGAATATCCAGAAATAGAATTAGATCTTGATTTTACAGACCGATTGGTAGATGTGATTGAAGAAGGATTTGATGCTGTTGTTCGGACAGGTATTCCAACAGATTCACGTTTAAAAGCCTCAAAACTGGGGACTTTTAGACAATTACTTGTCGCCTCTCCTGCCTATTTACTTCAACGTGGAACGCCCACTGTACCTGCTGATTTATTAAAACACTCTTGTTTACATTATCGATTTTCTCATAGCGGCAAGCTTGAGAAATGGCCCCTAAAAACAACTGAAAATGAACTGGACTTACAACTGCCGATATCGATGATTTGTAATAATATTGAGACACGAGTTTGCTTTGCACTTAAAGGTCGAGGAATTGCTTGCTTGCCTGACTTTTCTATCAAAGAATTATTGAATACTAATCAATTAGTTCAAGTATTACCGGAGTTTGTGGATAGAACAGGCATATTTAATATTCTCTGGCCAGCAAGTAAACATCCCTCTCCAAAAGTTCGAGCATTTGTTAATTTCTTGTCTCAACATATGTTTGAAAAATAA
- a CDS encoding RNA polymerase factor sigma-70, with amino-acid sequence MTSAVASDHEEIGDQLHNPAFLQDLRQQMIKFAFLQLSSLPQAEDVVQEALTSAFQHLDSFKGRAAFKTWVFAILKNKIIDVIRQKSRLVAMSELFKDEESELSIDALFDASGHWHKYEAPQAWQNPEEMMEQTDFWIIFEACLNHLPAKYAQVFMLREVIELSSNEICSKLELSISNFNVLMYRSRTRLRECLENKWLLKEDCSC; translated from the coding sequence ATGACTTCAGCCGTAGCATCAGATCATGAAGAAATAGGGGATCAGCTGCATAATCCAGCCTTTTTACAAGACTTAAGACAGCAAATGATAAAATTTGCTTTTTTACAGCTTTCCTCGCTTCCTCAGGCTGAAGATGTGGTGCAAGAGGCATTAACAAGTGCTTTCCAACATTTAGATTCATTTAAAGGACGTGCTGCGTTTAAAACATGGGTGTTTGCCATTTTAAAAAATAAAATTATTGATGTGATTCGGCAAAAGTCACGTTTGGTCGCAATGAGTGAATTATTTAAGGATGAGGAAAGTGAACTGAGTATTGATGCACTGTTTGATGCTTCTGGACATTGGCATAAATATGAAGCACCTCAAGCATGGCAAAACCCTGAAGAAATGATGGAGCAGACAGATTTCTGGATAATTTTTGAAGCTTGTTTAAATCATTTACCTGCCAAATATGCTCAAGTTTTTATGTTGAGAGAAGTGATAGAGCTGAGCTCCAACGAAATTTGTAGCAAGTTGGAATTGTCTATCTCAAACTTTAATGTGTTGATGTATCGAAGTCGTACCCGACTAAGGGAATGTTTAGAAAATAAATGGTTATTGAAGGAGGATTGTTCATGCTGA
- a CDS encoding DUF4424 family protein, whose translation MKKLVITFAALIQLSTYSVANDSTGYVGTGGIQYLKNSQIAMQSENLFISKKLIKVDYLYKNLSNKEVTETILFPLPRIDNFFESDFAHTEELLKSFKIVVDGKNIQPDMHVRTFIQKDEKSPLIDATDEFKQCGFSQKDMLNPWLRNNYDYEYYVDKLKQCKTPNIQKILVNFKKDDVIPWSSQVIYSWKQTFKANSLTKIHHEYKPLVGGSVALYPEEDSRQFCMDKQFKQGLKKASAENSPFSALGYILTTGANWAKPIENFKLTIERDKNELVSFCWDGQVKKISPTQFQMTKTKFVPKRDLDIIFVRVR comes from the coding sequence ATGAAAAAGCTTGTAATCACCTTTGCTGCATTGATTCAACTATCGACCTATAGCGTAGCCAATGATTCTACGGGCTATGTCGGTACGGGCGGGATTCAATATCTCAAAAATTCGCAGATTGCCATGCAAAGCGAAAATCTATTTATTAGTAAAAAACTAATTAAGGTCGATTATCTCTATAAAAACCTAAGCAATAAAGAGGTCACTGAAACCATTTTATTTCCCTTACCGCGTATTGATAATTTCTTTGAGTCTGATTTTGCCCATACAGAAGAACTTTTAAAAAGTTTTAAGATTGTGGTTGATGGTAAAAACATACAACCAGACATGCATGTCAGAACGTTTATTCAAAAAGATGAAAAATCGCCACTCATTGATGCAACGGATGAGTTTAAGCAGTGTGGTTTTAGTCAAAAGGATATGTTAAACCCATGGCTGCGTAATAACTATGATTATGAATATTATGTAGATAAGTTAAAACAATGTAAGACACCGAATATACAGAAAATCTTAGTCAATTTTAAAAAAGATGATGTGATTCCTTGGTCATCTCAAGTAATTTATAGTTGGAAGCAAACCTTTAAAGCCAATAGTTTGACTAAAATTCACCATGAATATAAACCTTTGGTGGGTGGTTCTGTTGCCTTATATCCCGAGGAAGATAGCCGACAATTTTGTATGGATAAGCAATTTAAGCAGGGCTTAAAAAAAGCCAGTGCAGAAAATTCGCCGTTTAGTGCTTTGGGCTATATTTTGACAACTGGTGCAAATTGGGCAAAGCCTATTGAAAATTTTAAGCTAACCATTGAGCGTGATAAAAATGAACTAGTTTCATTTTGTTGGGATGGACAAGTTAAAAAAATAAGTCCGACTCAATTTCAAATGACCAAAACCAAGTTTGTACCTAAAAGAGATCTAGATATTATTTTTGTGAGAGTTAGATAA
- a CDS encoding zf-HC2 domain-containing protein, translating into MLTCRQATQLLSEKQDKPLLLREQSGLQLHLLTCRSCRRYSKQIKTISQLSKAFKSFDG; encoded by the coding sequence ATGCTGACATGTCGACAAGCCACTCAACTGTTGTCTGAAAAGCAAGATAAACCATTGTTATTACGTGAGCAAAGTGGTTTACAGCTGCATTTATTGACCTGCCGGTCATGCCGCCGTTATTCAAAACAGATCAAAACAATTAGTCAGCTTTCTAAAGCATTTAAAAGTTTTGATGGCTAA
- a CDS encoding MFS transporter has product MSSSHSNDRLPIVSLLILAMAAFVTILTEALPAGLLPQLALGLNISEPLAGQTITIYAIGSLLTAIPLTNATQSIRRKPLLLIALAGFAFTNLITTLSTSYLLTMVARFLAGVSAGLLWALLAGYATRMAPEHLKGRAIAIAMLGTPLALSLGVPAGTYLGQLFGWRMAFGVMSIFAIILVVWGSLTLPDFEGQATGKHISLKQVFILPGVRPILFTVLSFVLAHNLLYTYIAPFLSIADLSKNTDIILLIFGCLSLFSIFITGVLIDQHSRLLTLTSIILFGFSALLLAVMGNYAVIVYVAIGIWGIAFGGAATLFQTALAKTTTNMADIAQSMLVTVWNIAIAGGGIIGGFLLSNVGVSSFPQVLLILLFITFIVVLRAKQYGFR; this is encoded by the coding sequence ATGAGCAGCTCGCATTCAAATGATCGATTGCCTATCGTTTCTTTACTCATCCTCGCTATGGCAGCCTTTGTTACGATCTTGACAGAAGCGTTACCTGCGGGGTTATTACCTCAATTAGCTTTGGGTTTAAATATATCTGAACCCTTAGCAGGACAAACAATCACGATATATGCGATTGGGTCTTTATTAACAGCCATTCCATTAACGAATGCTACCCAAAGTATTCGTCGTAAACCCTTGTTATTAATTGCTCTAGCGGGTTTTGCTTTCACAAATCTAATTACAACGCTATCTACCAGTTATCTTTTAACAATGGTTGCCCGATTTTTGGCCGGTGTTTCAGCAGGGTTACTTTGGGCCTTGCTAGCTGGTTATGCAACGCGAATGGCACCAGAACACTTAAAAGGGCGTGCGATAGCAATAGCAATGTTAGGAACACCATTGGCTTTGTCTCTAGGTGTGCCAGCAGGTACTTACCTTGGTCAATTGTTCGGTTGGCGAATGGCTTTTGGTGTTATGAGTATTTTTGCGATTATTTTAGTGGTGTGGGGAAGTCTCACACTACCTGACTTTGAAGGGCAGGCTACTGGTAAACACATATCTTTAAAACAGGTATTTATTTTACCCGGTGTCAGACCTATATTATTTACTGTTTTAAGCTTTGTGCTTGCGCATAATCTTCTATATACCTATATCGCTCCGTTTTTATCAATTGCTGATTTATCTAAAAATACGGACATTATTTTACTGATATTCGGCTGTTTATCATTATTCAGCATCTTCATTACAGGTGTGTTGATTGACCAACATTCACGCCTATTAACACTCACTAGCATCATATTATTTGGCTTTTCTGCTCTTTTACTTGCGGTGATGGGGAATTATGCGGTTATCGTTTATGTGGCAATCGGAATTTGGGGTATTGCGTTTGGTGGTGCTGCGACATTGTTTCAAACTGCATTAGCGAAGACTACAACCAATATGGCTGATATTGCTCAATCAATGTTAGTGACTGTTTGGAATATCGCTATTGCTGGCGGGGGAATTATTGGTGGCTTCTTACTGAGTAATGTCGGGGTGAGTTCTTTCCCTCAAGTACTTTTAATATTGTTATTTATTACATTCATTGTTGTTTTAAGAGCGAAACAATATGGGTTTCGCTAA
- the mumR gene encoding LysR family transcriptional regulator MumR gives MNLKNLEAFYWVVTLNSFNKAAIKLQTTQPAVSQKITSLENELGFKVLDRSLRKFKLTHKGITLFKYAEKFMRLETDLVAELTENQHLTGTIRLGVSETIVYTWLVEYIEKVQQEFPKVSVEIVVDLTPNLQEGVRTGDLDMAFLLGPTLAFECIEQALCDFELSFLASPSFKGCVAQMSFKALMSHTILTYPKITYPYKELKARMKELGVDEPLSITSYSLATLLRLAEQGLGIAVVPTLTALKEIIDGRLEILNTPIQLKTFHFTSIYIHGNDVALKEKLTEVAVKVSESAMKSLNERIQK, from the coding sequence GTGAATTTAAAGAATCTTGAAGCATTTTATTGGGTTGTGACTTTAAATAGCTTTAATAAGGCTGCAATTAAATTGCAAACAACCCAGCCTGCGGTATCTCAAAAAATCACATCTCTTGAAAATGAACTAGGTTTTAAAGTTTTAGACCGAAGTTTGCGAAAATTTAAACTGACCCACAAAGGCATCACATTATTTAAATATGCTGAAAAGTTTATGCGTTTGGAGACTGACCTTGTCGCAGAGCTTACAGAAAACCAGCACCTGACCGGAACAATACGTTTAGGTGTTTCCGAAACAATTGTTTATACGTGGTTGGTTGAATACATCGAAAAAGTTCAACAAGAGTTCCCAAAAGTTTCGGTGGAAATTGTGGTCGATCTAACACCCAATTTACAAGAAGGTGTTCGGACAGGGGACTTGGACATGGCCTTTTTGCTTGGACCAACTTTGGCTTTTGAATGTATTGAACAGGCATTGTGTGATTTTGAACTGAGTTTCTTAGCTTCACCGTCATTTAAAGGGTGCGTAGCTCAAATGTCTTTTAAAGCTCTCATGTCTCATACCATTTTAACTTACCCAAAAATTACCTATCCCTATAAAGAATTGAAAGCAAGAATGAAAGAACTGGGCGTTGATGAACCACTTTCAATTACCAGTTATTCATTAGCAACTCTGTTGCGTTTAGCCGAACAGGGCTTAGGCATTGCTGTAGTGCCGACCTTAACGGCGTTGAAAGAAATTATTGATGGTCGACTAGAAATATTAAATACGCCCATTCAGTTAAAGACATTTCATTTCACCTCGATCTATATTCACGGGAATGACGTTGCCTTGAAAGAGAAATTGACAGAGGTTGCGGTTAAGGTCTCGGAAAGTGCCATGAAAAGCCTTAATGAAAGAATCCAAAAATAA
- a CDS encoding DoxX family protein produces MKNFIYGLSQYYQKLGKTLQHADGIAALALRLYLVPIFWMAGTNKLMHFNDIVEWFGNSDGGLGLPFPYLMALLATTTELAGAILLTFGLFTRLISIPLIITMLVAIFTVHLPNGWQAIADPNAPFANMQVLASAEKLEKARQILQTYGNYDWLTSNGSFVILNNGIEFATTYLVMLLALLVLGGGRYFSLDYWIKKKLSN; encoded by the coding sequence ATGAAGAATTTTATTTATGGTTTATCTCAATATTATCAAAAACTGGGTAAAACTCTACAACATGCAGATGGCATCGCAGCTCTGGCTCTTCGATTGTATCTAGTGCCTATATTTTGGATGGCAGGCACAAATAAATTAATGCACTTCAATGATATTGTAGAATGGTTTGGCAACTCAGATGGAGGTTTAGGACTTCCCTTTCCATATCTAATGGCCCTGCTTGCAACAACAACTGAACTCGCGGGCGCAATACTATTAACATTTGGCCTCTTTACTCGCTTAATTAGTATTCCCCTCATTATTACGATGTTGGTTGCTATATTTACGGTACATCTACCAAATGGATGGCAAGCGATTGCTGATCCAAATGCACCCTTTGCAAACATGCAGGTGTTGGCTTCAGCTGAAAAGTTAGAGAAGGCTCGCCAAATATTACAAACCTACGGCAATTATGACTGGCTCACTTCCAATGGTTCGTTTGTAATATTAAATAATGGAATTGAGTTTGCCACTACGTATTTAGTCATGCTTCTCGCACTGCTTGTTCTTGGAGGCGGCCGTTATTTTAGTTTAGATTATTGGATTAAAAAGAAACTGTCTAATTAA